One uncultured Carboxylicivirga sp. genomic window, CAGCAATAATTTCAACCAGATAAAATCCAGACTTTAAGTGATCCATCTTAATAGTTATCTCACTTACATCCTTTTGACTTACTTTAATCAATTCCTGACCTGTTAAAGTCAGAATTCTTGTTGTAATATTTACATATGTTTGATCTGGAATAATGCTTAAAATATCATCAACCGGATTAGGATAAATTTGAATATCTGATAAAACTGAATCATCTACTCCAGTTGAAGCAACCACTGATAAAACACCATTGTCAAACTGCCACTCAAGCCCATCACCAGGAATTGCAGGAATAATCTCCTGAAAAGTTCCTGAATAACTTGAACCTGTGAAAAGCGTAAAAGAGTCACCCGCACTTAATTGACCTGTGATGTTCAGATTCAATATGCCATTATAAGTTACACCAGCTGTACAACTAACTCTGTCATATGTCATCGAAGTAGCATTAATATCCATGTTGGCAGTACTTCCACTGTTCAAATTTAAGCTGGCCACCCTGAAAGTTGCTATACTCTCATCACCAGGCTCCAATGATGCACCTGACCTTACAATAACTGTCCCGTATAAACGACCCGTCCCAGCCAAAGTTCCACCTTCCACAGTAGTATAGCCATACGATGTTTGTGTTCCGTTAATAATCAGTTTACCATCGGTAACTCGTGTTGTTCCGGCATACGTATTATAACCTGTTAATCGCCAATACCCGATTCCTTCCTTAACAATACTTGTTGTTCCATTGTACTTGTAATTCGAACACTCATTATTGATAACACCGTTAAAAGTTTCGTCTGTTCCGGCACCACCAACTACCCATGTCATGGTAGCTGCATTGTTTTGCTTATCAGCTCCCGATAATTTGGTTCCTATGTCACCTGATAAACCACCCAAACGCATGGTACTGGCATTTTTCCAACAAATTACTTTAGTTGTTCCGGTTGTCATTAATCTTCCATTAGGTATACCATTTGTATTATTCAACATCAACTGATTGCCATCGCTGGTTGTTCCTAAACCATTGGCATATAAAGTACCACTGAACTGCGACCAATCACCTTGAATGTATTCACGAACGTAATAAATATCGTAATTAAGAATACCCTGACCACTAACATTACCTTTGAGGTAGCAGGTTCTGTCCATTTGGAAATAACTGGTTGTATTACCTTCAACCTCCATATCAAAAGTATAGGTTTCATAATTGGCACTCTCTCCACCCCATAGTTTTAATCTTCCACCACCGAGAACAACCTTGCCCGATGTTCCCATACCAGCAGTATTTGTAAGAGACGTCATACCATTTAATTCCAATGTTCCGCCAACAATCGCTGTTTGACCTATATATGGATTCTCTTTTGTTAAAACCAGGTTTCCATCGCCTGATTTTATCAAACTACCCTGTCCTCCAATATTACCAGCAATGGTAACAGTAGAACTAATGTTTCTGACTGAGAATTCAGTTGCTTCATCCAAAGCAACACTGCGATCTGTAGAAACCGATGCTCCCGTATAATCGATCTTTCCTCCTAACCATACCCAGTTAAAATCATAGTTCTGAGATGTACCGATGGAACTTGCTATTCCACCATTAGCCAAAGTGCTAATTTCCATAACTCCATCATGAATCACAGTTGCTCCGGTGTAATTATTACTACCGGTTAATGTTAATGTTCCTGATCCTGTTTTATTCATTGAAGTTGTTCCTGCAATCGCACTTCCTGAGAATGTATAGTTATTATCAGCATTCACAACAATAGCAGCAGGCTGAACTTCCTCTGAAACATTGATTACCTGATCTCCTTCCATCGTTGCAAAAAGCACAGAACTATTATTGGTATAACTTACTTGCCCACCATCAGCCAACCAGTTAGCTGTAGCAGTATTCCAATTCTGATTTTCATTTCCATTCCAGCTCATATCTTCTTCAAAAGTATCGATATCCAACACTTCTACCGGAACAGGCTTTGTTTTGCATGTTAACACTGTCGAATACTCGGATTCAATGCTCCCGTTGAACGCTTTTACTCTAAATACACCTTCCTCTTCGGGTTGTAAATCAGAAATTGTAAATACGAACTCATTGACATTTGTAACTCCTATCTGAGTATAAACACCGTTTATTTGCCGTTCGATAATATAGCCATCTTCCTGTTCTGAATAGTCGTACCATTCCAAGGTAAGAGATGTTTGTGTTGAAGAGGCCAAACGAAGATTTAAAGGCTTTCGCAGATAGGCCTGAGTATGTGTAACATCAATACTATTAATGTAATTCTCAAGATTTGTATAACCATTCGCTGCCAAACTCATTGCATCAGAGGCTGAGCTGGCATTCAAACC contains:
- a CDS encoding autotransporter-associated beta strand repeat-containing protein; its protein translation is MKKIYLFLLLQASMLFLSVNGQQLAFPGAEGFGKYSVGGRYGSVYHVTNLNDSGTGSLRDAMSQSNRIIVFDVAGVIKLNSVLIAKSNIYLAGQTAPGEGITVYGNRVSFSGADNSICRYMKFRMGEKYGDSGKDALGVANGSNMIFDHCSISWGRDETFSVSWDGKGTEPTNITIQNCIIAQGLMSHSAGGLIQTNGGVTLYRNLYVDNDTRNNKIKGVNQYVNNMVYNWRSAAYIMGGDSEGLSYANCVSNYFIKGPDDGNVPLSGANANFNIYADDNWYDGDKDGNLNGALVPYSDYAGGPTFMDERFDYPVLPTVSSQEVYASLLPDVGASLPCRDYVDYYLVNEVKSLGEMGKIITSEEELPFGAPDGWNLWTGESRIDTDGDGMPDWWETDNGLNASSASDAMSLAANGYTNLENYINSIDVTHTQAYLRKPLNLRLASSTQTSLTLEWYDYSEQEDGYIIERQINGVYTQIGVTNVNEFVFTISDLQPEEEGVFRVKAFNGSIESEYSTVLTCKTKPVPVEVLDIDTFEEDMSWNGNENQNWNTATANWLADGGQVSYTNNSSVLFATMEGDQVINVSEEVQPAAIVVNADNNYTFSGSAIAGTTSMNKTGSGTLTLTGSNNYTGATVIHDGVMEISTLANGGIASSIGTSQNYDFNWVWLGGKIDYTGASVSTDRSVALDEATEFSVRNISSTVTIAGNIGGQGSLIKSGDGNLVLTKENPYIGQTAIVGGTLELNGMTSLTNTAGMGTSGKVVLGGGRLKLWGGESANYETYTFDMEVEGNTTSYFQMDRTCYLKGNVSGQGILNYDIYYVREYIQGDWSQFSGTLYANGLGTTSDGNQLMLNNTNGIPNGRLMTTGTTKVICWKNASTMRLGGLSGDIGTKLSGADKQNNAATMTWVVGGAGTDETFNGVINNECSNYKYNGTTSIVKEGIGYWRLTGYNTYAGTTRVTDGKLIINGTQTSYGYTTVEGGTLAGTGRLYGTVIVRSGASLEPGDESIATFRVASLNLNSGSTANMDINATSMTYDRVSCTAGVTYNGILNLNITGQLSAGDSFTLFTGSSYSGTFQEIIPAIPGDGLEWQFDNGVLSVVASTGVDDSVLSDIQIYPNPVDDILSIIPDQTYVNITTRILTLTGQELIKVSQKDVSEITIKMDHLKSGFYLVEIIADKKQPKIIKIVKN